One genomic region from Athalia rosae chromosome 3, iyAthRosa1.1, whole genome shotgun sequence encodes:
- the LOC105693877 gene encoding facilitated trehalose transporter Tret1-2 homolog translates to MHKWKSCPQVFAATSASLILVATGFHMAWPTPSLVQLFADDSEITLTTGQGSWIASMSLVGSVFGSLAGFFLIDSWGRKNTLLLMAGPLFVSCVLIALAKSYRWLYLARFDLPPVLATAA, encoded by the exons atGCATAAGTGGAAAAGTTGTCCCCAAGTATTTGCCGCTACATCTG CGTCGCTGATTCTGGTAGCCACCGGATTTCACATGGCTTGGCCGACTCCTTCGCTGGTGCAACTTTTTGCCGATGATTCGGAAATCACGCTGACAACCGGTCAAGGTTCTTGGATCGCGAGCATGTCCCTGGTTGGTAGCGTGTTCGGATCTCTCgctggtttttttctcatagatagctgggggagaaaaaatacctTGCTACTGATGGCTGGTCCTCTATTTGTTTCTTGCGTTCTCATAGCTCTCGCTAAGAGTTACCGCTGGTTATATTTGGCAAGGTTTG ATTTACCGCCGGTTTTGGCAACGGCGGCGTAA
- the LOC105693910 gene encoding facilitated trehalose transporter Tret1-like has translation MEEPSRRISTQIFAGIAATISLINTGYHFGWSSPSLPKLQSPDSDIHLTSGEGAWVSSIFKFGAMISPLLVTLVVKKIGRKWLLLSSAIPQIASGILLVSAQGYWWLMAARFVGGIGSGTSNVATALYIGEIADDKIRGGLGAIIGQMSNLGILLAYCVGPWVSRVALGGVGILIPVVFLLTFFWMPESPYYLLMNDRVEQATKSLQWLRGTKNVKSEVEKIKAGIEYDLQNAAHIKDLILVPGNRMALIIINGVVLTQQLSGITAILTYSGTIFEAAGSSLDSSISIVIVGVVQVLSGIVCIFTVDLAGRKLLLLISTAGSAFFAMGVALYFQLKSSGVDVSSIYWLPLASMIGFIIIYTMGLGIIPGVVLSELFPYNLKAAAGMTVVTIGGLGGLAVTKLYQVVADAFGIQTAFWGFAGITACFFVFILFFVPETKRKSLQEIQEELHRSTESTTALEKSGF, from the exons ATGGAAGAGCCTAGTCGTAGGATCTCAACCCAAATATTTGCTGGCATAGCAG CGACGATATCACTAATCAACACGGGTTACCATTTCGGTTGGTCGTCGCCGTCTCTACCGAAACTCCAGAGTCCCGATTCCGACATCCACTTGACATCGGGAGAAGGGGCATGGGTCAGCAGCATATTCAAATTCGGAGCTATGATAAGTCCGCTGTTGGTTACTTTGGTGGTAAAGAAAATCGGCAGGAAATGGTTACTTCTGTCTTCGGCTATTCCTCAAATCGCCAGTGGCATCCTCTTGGTTTCAGCCCAAGGTTACTGGTGGCTTATGGCCGCAAG ATTCGTCGGAGGAATCGGTTCCGGCACTTCGAATGTAGCCACGGCGTTGTACATCGGAGAAATAGCCGACGACAAGATCCGAGGTGGTCTTGGTGCGATAATCGGTCAAATGTCGAACTTGGGAATTCTGCTGGCCTATTGCGTAGGGCCTTGGGTTAGCAGGGTGGCACTCGGAGGTGTGGGAATACTCATCCCCGTTGTGTTTCTTCTGACTTTCTTCTGGATGCCAGAATCCCCTTATTACTTGCTGATGAACGACAGAGTGGAACAAGCAACCAAGTCCTTACAATGGCTCAGAGGAACTAAGAATGTGAAATCggaggttgaaaaaatcaaagcggGTATCGAATACGACTTACAGAATGCGGCACACATCAAGGATCTGATATTGGTACCGGGGAATCGGATG gCACTGATCATCATCAACGGTGTGGTGCTCACCCAACAGTTGAGCGGAATAACGGCGATTCTCACGTACAGTGGTACTATTTTCGAGGCAGCTGGATCGAGTCTGGATTCAAGCATTTCCATTGTTATTGTCGGAGTGGTCCAAGTCCTCAGTGGTATAGTGTGCATTTTCACCGTGGATCTGGCCGGGCGAAAATTGTTGCTACTCATTTCGACCGCCGGGTCAGCCTTTTTTGCAATGG GCGTTGCCCTATATTTCCAATTGAAGTCCAGCGGAGTTGACGTGAGTTCGATCTATTGGCTTCCGTTGGCCAGTATGATCGGATTCATAATCATCTACACGATGGGATTGGGAATAATTCCCGGCGTTGTACTTTCGGAGCTATTCCCGTACAACTTAAAGGCTGCGGCAGGTATGACAGTCGTGACGATCGGGGGTCTGGGCGGACTCGCCGTGACGAAGCTTTACCAAGTGGTCGCCGACGCCTTTGGGATCCAGACTGCGTTTTGGGGATTCGCGGGTATCACAGCATGTTTcttcgtatttattttattcttcgtgcCCGAGACGAAGAGGAAATCTCTCCAAGAAATCCAAGAGGAACTCCACAGATCTACGGAGTCAACGACCGCGTTGGAAAAATCTGGCTTTTGA